The Halobacterium sp. CBA1132 genome has a segment encoding these proteins:
- a CDS encoding MoaD/ThiS family protein has translation MDVEVKLTGTVAARTGTHSARVGVDDDATVADVVDALADDLGPHVRAGVLEGSRLRTDTVVVRDATENEHLTAGSRLREGDTVRFSLAS, from the coding sequence ATGGACGTCGAAGTGAAGCTCACCGGGACGGTCGCTGCTCGCACGGGCACCCACAGCGCCCGCGTCGGCGTCGACGACGACGCCACCGTGGCCGACGTCGTCGACGCACTCGCCGACGACCTCGGGCCGCACGTCCGCGCGGGCGTCCTCGAGGGGTCGCGCCTCCGCACGGACACGGTCGTCGTCCGAGACGCCACAGAGAACGAGCACCTCACCGCCGGCAGCCGCCTCCGCGAGGGCGACACCGTCCGCTTCAGCCTCGCCAGCTAA
- a CDS encoding dihydrodipicolinate synthase family protein translates to MPDYAPAPGADDPLDVHGVVPPIVTAFHDDETVDVERTADHARFVVDRGVDGVFPLGTNGEFPLLTGGERQRVVEAVVDEVGGDVPVIAGVGAPSTRQTVAHAEHADEVGADGVVVVTPYYYPLDDEAAVAHYERVAAAIDIPVYIYHIPSKTGNSLSLDVLDDLSAIDNLAGVKDSSKDVPWLGQAIDAHPELTFLSGSDSLLVPGLDLGCTGMVSAVANAFPELVVDLYEAYDGGDIGHARNLQSTVYDVRTALKQGPYMAGVKTALQLRGFDAGPLRSPLRAMDDDQRDRLEARLEELGFLETIDLHPNE, encoded by the coding sequence GTGCCAGACTACGCACCAGCCCCCGGCGCGGACGACCCGCTCGACGTCCACGGGGTCGTTCCACCGATTGTGACTGCGTTCCACGACGACGAGACGGTCGACGTCGAACGCACCGCCGACCACGCCCGTTTCGTCGTCGACCGCGGCGTCGACGGCGTCTTCCCGCTCGGGACGAACGGCGAGTTCCCCCTGTTGACGGGCGGCGAGCGCCAGCGCGTCGTCGAAGCCGTCGTCGACGAAGTCGGTGGCGACGTCCCGGTCATCGCCGGTGTCGGCGCGCCCAGCACTCGGCAGACGGTTGCGCACGCCGAACACGCCGACGAAGTCGGCGCCGACGGCGTCGTCGTCGTCACGCCGTACTACTACCCGCTGGACGACGAGGCCGCGGTCGCGCACTACGAGCGCGTCGCCGCCGCCATCGACATCCCGGTGTACATCTACCACATCCCCTCGAAAACCGGGAACTCGCTGTCCCTCGACGTGCTCGACGACCTCTCGGCTATCGACAACCTCGCGGGCGTCAAGGACTCCTCGAAGGACGTTCCGTGGCTCGGACAGGCCATCGACGCCCACCCCGAACTGACGTTCCTCTCGGGGTCGGACTCGCTGCTCGTCCCGGGGCTCGACCTCGGTTGCACGGGGATGGTGTCGGCGGTCGCGAACGCGTTTCCGGAACTCGTCGTGGACCTCTACGAGGCCTACGACGGCGGCGACATCGGCCACGCACGCAACCTCCAGAGCACCGTCTACGACGTCCGCACCGCGCTCAAGCAGGGCCCGTACATGGCGGGCGTCAAGACCGCACTCCAGTTGCGCGGTTTCGACGCCGGCCCGCTGCGCTCGCCGCTGCGCGCGATGGACGACGACCAGCGCGACCGCCTCGAAGCCCGGCTTGAGGAACTCGGCTTCCTCGAAACCATAGATTTACACCCAAACGAGTGA
- a CDS encoding mandelate racemase/muconate lactonizing enzyme family protein, which produces MGIDYSDLHDPNAEYTMRELSAETMGADRQRPAPRDLEITDVQTTMVDGNFPWTLVRVYTDAGVVGTGEAYWGAGVPELVERMKPFVIGENPLDIDRLFEHLVQKMSGEGSVEGVTVTAISGIEIALHDLAGKVLDVPAYQLLGGKYRDDVRVYCDCHTEAEADPEACADEAERVVEELGYDALKFDLDVPSGHEKDRANRHLRPGEIRHKAEIVERVTERVKDRADVAFDCHWTFSGGSAKRLASELEEYDVWWLEDPVPPENLDVQEEVTKSTTTPIAVGENRYRVTEERRLIENQAVDIVAPDLPKVGGMRETQKIADVANQYYVPVAMHNVSSPIATMASAHVGAAIPNSLAVEYHSYELDWWSDLVEEDVIENGSITVPEEPGLGLTLDMDAVEEHMVDGETLFDEA; this is translated from the coding sequence ATGGGAATAGATTACAGCGACCTTCACGACCCGAACGCGGAGTACACGATGCGCGAGCTCTCCGCGGAGACGATGGGCGCCGACCGCCAGCGACCCGCGCCCCGAGACCTCGAAATCACCGACGTGCAGACGACGATGGTCGACGGGAACTTCCCGTGGACGCTCGTCCGCGTCTACACGGACGCGGGCGTCGTCGGCACCGGCGAAGCCTACTGGGGCGCCGGCGTCCCCGAACTCGTCGAGCGGATGAAGCCGTTCGTCATCGGCGAGAACCCCCTCGACATCGACCGGCTCTTCGAGCACCTCGTCCAGAAGATGAGCGGCGAGGGCTCCGTCGAGGGCGTCACCGTCACCGCGATCTCCGGCATCGAAATCGCGCTCCACGACCTCGCCGGGAAAGTGCTGGACGTGCCCGCCTACCAGCTGCTCGGCGGGAAGTACCGCGACGACGTGCGCGTGTACTGTGACTGCCACACGGAAGCGGAAGCCGACCCCGAGGCGTGCGCGGACGAGGCCGAGCGCGTCGTCGAGGAACTCGGCTACGACGCCCTCAAGTTCGACCTCGACGTGCCCTCCGGCCACGAGAAGGACCGCGCGAACCGCCACCTCCGCCCGGGCGAGATTCGCCACAAGGCCGAAATCGTCGAGCGAGTCACCGAGCGCGTGAAAGACCGCGCGGACGTCGCCTTCGACTGCCACTGGACGTTCTCCGGCGGCTCCGCCAAGCGCCTCGCAAGCGAACTCGAGGAGTACGACGTGTGGTGGCTCGAAGACCCCGTTCCCCCGGAGAACCTCGACGTGCAGGAAGAGGTCACGAAGTCCACGACGACGCCCATCGCGGTCGGCGAGAACCGCTACCGCGTCACCGAGGAACGCCGCCTCATCGAGAATCAGGCCGTCGACATCGTCGCGCCCGACCTCCCGAAGGTCGGCGGGATGCGAGAGACCCAGAAGATTGCGGACGTCGCCAACCAGTACTACGTGCCGGTGGCGATGCACAACGTCTCCTCCCCGATTGCGACGATGGCGAGCGCGCACGTCGGCGCCGCCATCCCGAACAGCCTCGCCGTCGAGTACCACTCCTACGAACTCGACTGGTGGAGCGACCTCGTCGAGGAGGACGTCATCGAGAACGGCTCCATCACCGTCCCCGAGGAGCCCGGTCTCGGCCTCACGCTCGACATGGACGCCGTCGAGGAACACATGGTCGACGGCGAGACCTTGTTCGACGAGGCGTAA
- a CDS encoding universal stress protein: MVTDESATDGESLSVREPSRVLVPVEVLEGESISASLAEFLAPAEVVVLGYHVLPEQTPTEQASMQFEDRAQEAVEDIAETFREAGREVETRVAFTHDRDQTVERVATEVDATAVLLPNPIGEIHDVVVPIRGEIDADRLADLVATLFAGSEGSVTLWGIERTGSGFDADDGIAYVRETLTDRGVPADQITTTTSASEYPVRSIVDRSDEFDVIVMGEGSESPFAVLFGDETERVAEGAVAPVLVVRDRELEE, translated from the coding sequence ATGGTAACCGACGAATCCGCGACCGACGGCGAATCGCTTTCCGTCCGCGAGCCGTCGCGCGTGCTCGTGCCCGTGGAAGTGCTGGAGGGCGAGTCCATCTCGGCGTCGCTGGCGGAATTCCTCGCGCCCGCCGAAGTGGTCGTGTTGGGCTACCACGTCCTCCCCGAGCAGACGCCGACCGAGCAGGCGAGCATGCAGTTCGAGGACCGCGCGCAGGAAGCCGTCGAGGACATCGCGGAGACGTTCCGCGAGGCCGGCCGCGAGGTCGAGACCCGGGTCGCGTTCACGCACGACCGCGACCAGACCGTCGAGCGCGTCGCCACGGAGGTCGACGCGACCGCCGTCCTCCTACCGAACCCCATCGGCGAGATACACGATGTCGTCGTGCCGATTCGAGGCGAGATCGACGCCGACCGGCTCGCAGACCTCGTCGCCACGCTGTTCGCGGGTAGCGAGGGCTCGGTTACGCTCTGGGGCATCGAACGGACCGGCAGCGGCTTCGACGCCGACGACGGCATCGCGTACGTCCGCGAGACGCTCACCGACCGCGGCGTCCCCGCCGACCAGATCACCACCACGACCAGCGCCTCGGAGTACCCCGTCCGCAGCATCGTCGACCGCTCCGACGAGTTCGACGTCATCGTCATGGGCGAAGGCAGCGAGTCGCCGTTCGCGGTGCTGTTCGGCGACGAAACCGAGCGCGTCGCGGAGGGCGCGGTCGCGCCCGTACTCGTCGTGCGCGACCGCGAACTCGAGGAATAG
- a CDS encoding APC family permease, with translation MGTSQPPDSGGTDEHGESPASVAPPTDDTGETTVTEEGTELERSIGLKGGVAIGVGTMIGAGIFVFPGLAAGNAGPAAAGSFAIGAVIALLVALPASELATAMPKSGGGYYFISRALGALPGAVVGISIWLGLVFATAFYLVGFGNYAAALLLEAGVPVGNIPVVVPLALVFGVALTALNLFGTENAAKLQNYVVGLLLTILVVFLGYGGLDAVGVFGASSTPETFMPFGPMPMFTTAALVFTSYLGFAQVATVAGDIKNPGRNLPLAMVGSVIIVGILYVSTIFVATSAFGSGPLSRFGETAIVEVARAYFGDAGALAILVAGLLATVSSANASILSTSRAVFAVSKDALVPQYASRLNLKYGTPHVALAMAGGPVLVLVALGEVEVLAEVASFLHLVMYGLMCVALISMRRDEPEWYDPDFRVPAYWLVAGVGAVASFGLIGFMQRASQVIGLAIMAAAAGWYKYYASDVQLKGVL, from the coding sequence ATGGGAACGTCGCAACCCCCCGACTCCGGGGGGACGGACGAACACGGTGAGTCGCCCGCCTCGGTCGCGCCGCCGACGGACGACACCGGCGAGACGACCGTCACCGAGGAGGGGACGGAACTCGAACGCTCCATCGGCCTGAAGGGCGGCGTCGCCATCGGCGTCGGGACGATGATCGGCGCGGGCATCTTCGTGTTCCCGGGGCTGGCAGCCGGCAACGCCGGGCCCGCGGCCGCGGGGTCGTTCGCCATCGGCGCGGTCATCGCGTTGCTCGTGGCGCTCCCGGCTTCGGAGTTGGCGACCGCGATGCCGAAGTCCGGCGGCGGCTACTACTTCATCTCGCGGGCGCTCGGCGCGCTCCCCGGTGCCGTCGTCGGCATCAGCATCTGGCTCGGGCTCGTGTTCGCGACCGCGTTCTACCTCGTCGGGTTCGGGAACTACGCCGCCGCGCTGCTGCTCGAAGCCGGCGTTCCCGTCGGAAACATTCCCGTGGTCGTGCCGCTGGCGCTGGTGTTCGGCGTGGCGCTCACGGCGCTGAACCTCTTCGGGACGGAGAACGCCGCGAAACTCCAGAACTACGTGGTCGGCCTGCTGTTGACGATTCTCGTCGTCTTCCTCGGCTACGGCGGCCTCGACGCCGTCGGCGTGTTCGGAGCTTCGAGCACGCCCGAGACGTTCATGCCGTTCGGCCCGATGCCGATGTTCACGACGGCAGCGCTCGTGTTCACCTCCTACCTGGGGTTCGCGCAGGTCGCCACCGTCGCCGGCGACATCAAGAACCCCGGCCGGAACCTCCCGCTGGCGATGGTCGGGTCGGTAATCATCGTCGGCATCCTCTACGTGTCGACGATTTTCGTGGCGACGAGCGCGTTCGGCAGCGGCCCGCTGTCGCGGTTCGGCGAGACCGCCATCGTCGAAGTCGCGCGGGCGTACTTCGGTGACGCGGGCGCACTCGCCATCCTCGTCGCCGGACTGCTCGCGACCGTCTCCAGCGCGAACGCCTCGATTCTGTCCACGTCGCGAGCGGTATTCGCGGTGAGTAAGGACGCCCTCGTCCCGCAGTACGCGAGCCGCCTCAATCTCAAGTACGGCACGCCCCACGTCGCGCTCGCGATGGCCGGTGGGCCAGTGCTCGTGCTCGTCGCGCTCGGTGAAGTCGAGGTGCTCGCGGAGGTCGCGTCGTTCCTCCACCTCGTGATGTACGGGCTGATGTGCGTCGCACTCATCTCGATGCGCCGCGACGAACCCGAGTGGTACGACCCCGACTTCCGCGTGCCCGCCTACTGGCTGGTCGCGGGCGTCGGCGCGGTCGCGAGCTTCGGTCTCATCGGGTTCATGCAGCGCGCCTCCCAGGTAATCGGACTCGCCATCATGGCCGCGGCCGCCGGGTGGTACAAGTACTACGCGAGCGACGTGCAACTCAAGGGGGTCCTCTAA
- a CDS encoding diphthine--ammonia ligase gives MTDGQWVSLFSGGKDSSWALYCALEEGLDVARLVTVHPEGDSYMYHVPATRLASLAAESIGIPLVDVEPADFEATAESESGEQGDAELEPLEAALLDLAADLDGGLAGVTAGAVESEYQTSRIEAMAERLGCEVFAPLWQRDPRDLADEMLAAGFEITVVQVAAYGLDESWLGRTLDREALDELESLNDEYGVHVLGEGGEFETFVTDGPHMSRPIELEYEAVWEGDRGHIEITDAQLGE, from the coding sequence ATGACTGACGGCCAGTGGGTGAGCCTGTTCTCCGGCGGGAAAGACTCCTCGTGGGCGCTCTACTGCGCCCTAGAGGAGGGCTTGGACGTTGCGCGGCTCGTCACAGTCCACCCGGAAGGCGACTCGTACATGTATCACGTGCCCGCGACGCGCCTCGCGAGCCTCGCCGCCGAGAGCATCGGCATCCCGCTCGTGGACGTCGAACCCGCGGACTTCGAGGCGACGGCCGAAAGCGAGTCCGGCGAACAGGGCGACGCCGAACTCGAACCGCTGGAGGCCGCCCTCCTCGACCTCGCGGCCGACCTCGACGGCGGGCTCGCGGGCGTCACCGCGGGCGCCGTCGAGAGCGAGTACCAGACCTCCCGCATCGAAGCGATGGCGGAGCGGCTCGGCTGCGAGGTGTTCGCGCCGCTGTGGCAGCGCGACCCCCGCGACCTCGCCGACGAGATGCTCGCCGCCGGCTTCGAGATTACGGTCGTCCAAGTCGCGGCGTACGGCCTCGACGAGTCGTGGCTCGGGCGCACGCTCGACCGCGAGGCGCTGGACGAACTCGAATCCCTCAACGACGAGTACGGCGTCCACGTCCTCGGGGAGGGCGGCGAGTTCGAGACGTTCGTCACGGACGGCCCGCACATGTCTCGCCCAATCGAGTTGGAGTACGAGGCGGTCTGGGAGGGTGACCGCGGCCACATCGAAATTACGGACGCGCAGCTGGGCGAGTAG
- a CDS encoding DUF373 family protein, whose translation MRTLVVCVDRTGDIPRQTGLQTPVAGWEAVQSLVVEMGVADPEDSAVNCLLEALRVTRDLRDGDDDAVVAAISGSGDSVSADRSVAEQLDHLIARYDPDSAVVVIDSAEDERVVPIVESRLQVDAVDRVVVRQARDLESTYYLLKQFLADEELRQTVLVPLGIVLLVFPALLMVTGSLAVAVAAITAVIGLFVLYKGLSIENYLAEVPAQARDALYSGRVSIVTYVVAGGLALVGVFAGALAVSNLPAETPLLLTAMAFTYFSVPWVTLGGLAASAGRLFDEFIRRDEVRTSFLNLPFGVLAVGMVVRGFAAYFMELAGELDSVSVPATDVGALSVGGFVLSPEERLAAFVVAGVLVSVVGIRVATRFSVGDGVEDGEESVEP comes from the coding sequence ATGCGTACGCTGGTCGTCTGTGTGGACCGGACTGGGGACATCCCCCGTCAGACCGGGCTGCAGACGCCGGTCGCGGGCTGGGAGGCCGTGCAGTCGCTGGTCGTGGAGATGGGGGTCGCCGACCCCGAGGACTCCGCGGTGAACTGCCTGCTGGAGGCGCTGCGCGTCACCCGCGACCTCCGGGATGGCGACGACGACGCGGTCGTCGCGGCCATCTCCGGGAGCGGCGACAGCGTCTCCGCGGACCGCTCGGTCGCCGAACAACTGGACCACCTCATCGCGCGCTACGACCCCGATTCGGCGGTCGTCGTCATCGACAGCGCGGAGGACGAGCGCGTCGTCCCCATCGTGGAGAGCCGCCTCCAAGTGGACGCCGTCGACCGCGTCGTCGTCCGGCAGGCCCGCGACCTCGAATCCACGTACTACCTCCTCAAGCAGTTCCTCGCCGACGAGGAACTCCGACAGACGGTGCTGGTGCCGCTGGGCATCGTGTTGCTGGTGTTCCCGGCGCTGCTGATGGTCACCGGCAGCCTCGCGGTCGCCGTCGCGGCCATCACCGCCGTCATCGGCCTGTTCGTCCTCTACAAGGGATTGAGCATCGAGAACTACCTCGCAGAGGTGCCCGCGCAGGCGCGGGACGCGCTGTACTCCGGGCGCGTCTCCATCGTCACGTACGTCGTCGCGGGCGGCCTCGCGCTCGTCGGCGTGTTCGCGGGCGCGCTCGCTGTCTCCAATCTGCCCGCGGAGACGCCGCTGTTGTTGACCGCGATGGCGTTCACGTACTTCAGCGTCCCGTGGGTGACGCTGGGCGGACTGGCGGCCAGCGCCGGGCGACTGTTCGACGAGTTCATCCGCCGAGATGAGGTTCGCACATCGTTCCTCAATCTCCCGTTCGGCGTGCTCGCGGTCGGAATGGTCGTCCGCGGGTTCGCGGCGTACTTCATGGAGTTAGCGGGCGAACTCGACTCCGTATCCGTGCCGGCGACCGACGTCGGCGCGCTCTCCGTCGGCGGGTTCGTGCTCTCGCCGGAAGAGCGGCTGGCTGCGTTCGTCGTCGCGGGCGTGCTCGTCAGCGTCGTCGGCATCCGCGTGGCGACGCGATTCAGCGTCGGCGACGGCGTCGAGGACGGGGAGGAGTCCGTCGAGCCGTAG
- a CDS encoding coiled-coil protein, with protein sequence MAEEEQDIDVSSAEELITDEELQEKSKGQLIKNAGQFRDRRNELNQLASSRASDRDELNAKTREKVDEAQEHREQRDELNERVQEHKEIRNELNADANELFDEVEQRKEDLELDEGKDLEELKEEIEQLEFKQQTEVLSTEDERELIEKIEDKREEYQDRKEKLDESGDLEELVDEAEEVRAEASEHHEKVTELADKAQEHHNEMIEAYREADDIRDEADEMHEKFVEAQEAADAHHEAFVRVQKRLRELDKQEEEEREDERAAEQAEAREEAEEIYERFKEGETLDTEDLRKLQKSGHL encoded by the coding sequence ATGGCTGAGGAAGAACAAGATATCGACGTTTCGAGCGCAGAAGAACTCATTACAGACGAAGAGCTCCAGGAGAAGTCCAAGGGTCAGCTCATCAAGAACGCCGGCCAGTTCCGCGACCGGCGTAACGAGCTCAACCAGCTCGCCAGCTCCCGCGCCTCCGACCGCGACGAACTCAACGCGAAGACGCGAGAGAAGGTCGACGAGGCCCAAGAGCACCGAGAGCAGCGAGACGAGCTCAACGAGCGCGTCCAAGAGCACAAGGAGATCCGTAACGAGCTCAACGCCGACGCGAACGAGCTCTTCGACGAGGTCGAGCAGCGCAAAGAAGACCTCGAGCTCGACGAGGGCAAAGACCTCGAGGAGCTCAAAGAGGAGATCGAGCAGCTCGAGTTCAAGCAGCAGACCGAGGTCCTCTCGACCGAAGACGAGCGCGAGCTCATCGAGAAGATCGAGGACAAGCGCGAGGAGTACCAGGACCGCAAGGAGAAACTCGACGAATCCGGCGACCTCGAGGAGCTCGTCGACGAGGCCGAGGAAGTCCGCGCGGAAGCCTCCGAGCACCACGAGAAGGTGACGGAGCTCGCGGACAAGGCCCAAGAGCACCACAACGAGATGATCGAGGCCTACCGCGAGGCCGACGACATCCGTGACGAGGCCGACGAGATGCACGAGAAGTTCGTCGAGGCTCAGGAAGCCGCCGACGCCCACCACGAGGCGTTCGTGCGCGTCCAGAAGCGCCTCCGCGAACTCGACAAGCAGGAAGAAGAGGAGCGCGAGGACGAGCGCGCCGCCGAGCAGGCCGAAGCCCGCGAGGAGGCCGAGGAGATCTACGAGCGGTTCAAGGAGGGCGAGACCCTCGACACCGAGGACCTCCGCAAGCTCCAGAAGTCCGGCCACCTCTAA
- a CDS encoding DUF371 domain-containing protein: MEELVRATGHEHVAAEHASTLELTTDDYLTPAGDCIVGIEADRSPADFDQEFVAACQDEDATITLVLEADDHRDTVTGSGHPDLEYTNDRSMVGRTSTYVDDRTIFVDADKAAADLDRDLVAALADGADLTATLRVE, from the coding sequence ATGGAAGAACTCGTGCGGGCGACCGGCCACGAACACGTCGCCGCCGAACACGCGTCCACGCTGGAACTGACGACCGACGACTACCTCACACCCGCCGGCGACTGCATCGTCGGCATCGAAGCCGACCGCTCTCCCGCGGACTTCGACCAAGAGTTCGTCGCTGCCTGCCAGGACGAGGACGCTACCATCACGCTCGTCCTCGAAGCCGACGACCACCGCGACACCGTCACCGGCTCCGGCCACCCCGACCTCGAATACACGAACGACCGCAGCATGGTCGGGCGCACGAGCACGTACGTCGACGACCGCACCATCTTCGTGGACGCCGACAAGGCCGCCGCCGACCTCGACCGCGACCTCGTCGCTGCGCTCGCCGACGGCGCCGACCTCACGGCGACGCTGCGCGTCGAGTAA
- the nth gene encoding endonuclease III translates to MDDEPAKNISGGENAGGRFTEFEPGDGTSRAEAVVDRLGDMYWQKTYGGRDAFECLVRTILSQNTSDVASQPAHDALMDRYDGDGDLAAALADAHRDELAETISSAGLYNQKSETLIRIAGRVREEYGGEDAFDEFVRTGRVEQRSTDGASSEGRRPSDHSSGRSPREDGETTSNDPDEVRDALLDMKGVGPKTADCVLLFAGGRGGVFPVDTHVHRITRRLGIAAPDADHEAVREALEADVPESKCGFGHTAMIQFGREYCSARKPACLDGPEACPLYDLCDRVGVDELAEDVVDPAEAAD, encoded by the coding sequence ATGGACGACGAACCCGCCAAGAACATCTCGGGTGGCGAGAACGCCGGGGGTCGCTTCACCGAGTTCGAACCCGGCGACGGCACCAGCCGTGCAGAAGCCGTTGTCGACCGCCTCGGCGACATGTACTGGCAGAAGACGTACGGCGGCCGGGACGCCTTCGAGTGTCTTGTCCGCACGATTCTCAGCCAGAACACCAGCGACGTCGCCAGCCAGCCCGCTCACGACGCGCTGATGGACCGATACGATGGCGACGGCGACCTTGCGGCGGCGCTCGCCGACGCCCACCGGGACGAACTCGCGGAGACCATCTCCTCGGCTGGCCTCTACAACCAGAAGTCCGAGACCCTGATTCGCATCGCGGGCCGCGTCCGCGAGGAGTACGGGGGCGAGGACGCCTTCGACGAGTTCGTACGCACGGGGCGCGTGGAGCAACGCTCCACGGACGGAGCGAGTAGCGAGGGACGGCGTCCCTCGGACCATTCGAGCGGGCGGAGCCCGCGAGAAGACGGTGAAACCACGAGCAATGACCCCGACGAGGTGCGCGACGCCCTACTCGACATGAAAGGCGTCGGCCCGAAAACAGCCGACTGCGTGCTGCTGTTCGCGGGCGGCCGCGGCGGCGTCTTTCCAGTAGATACGCACGTCCACCGCATCACGCGGCGCCTCGGCATCGCCGCCCCGGACGCCGACCACGAGGCCGTCCGCGAGGCGCTGGAGGCTGACGTTCCAGAATCGAAGTGCGGGTTCGGACACACGGCGATGATTCAGTTCGGCCGCGAGTACTGTTCGGCGCGCAAGCCCGCGTGCCTCGACGGGCCCGAAGCCTGCCCGCTGTACGACCTCTGCGACCGCGTGGGCGTCGACGAACTCGCCGAGGACGTCGTCGACCCCGCGGAGGCCGCCGACTAG
- a CDS encoding beta-CASP ribonuclease aCPSF1 yields the protein MSTVDQQLEELQNQITNEIPPDISVTDVKYEGPELVVYTRDPKQFAQDGDLVRQLASKLRKRITVRPDPAVLSRPDTAREKILNVIPDDAGVTDLDFHEDTGEVVIEAEKPGMVIGRHGSTLREITEAAGWTPEVVRTPPIESSTVSNVRNFLKSERDERRDILEKVGRQIHREEMSDDEYVRITTLGCCREVGRASFILSTPETRILVDCGDKPGSEDEVPYLQVQEALGAGANSIDAVVLTHAHLDHSAFIPLLFKYGYDGPIYTTEPTRDLMGLLTLDYLDVAAKEGRTPPYDSEMVREAIKHCIPLEYGDVTDIAPDVKLTFHNAGHILGSAVSHFHIGDGLYNVAFSGDIHYDDTRLFNGAVNDFPRVETLVLESTYGGRNDYQTDQEDSEEKLKRVINETYEQGGKVLIPAFAVGRSQEMMLVLEEAMREGDIPEMPIHLDGMIWEATAIHTTYPEYLRDDLRDRIFHEDENPFLAPQFNHIDGGEDERQEVADGDQCIILSTSGMVTGGPIMSWIQHIGPDPDSTMTFVGYQAQGTLGRRIQSGWDEIPMPDSRGSGRTERLELEMDTETVDGFSGHADRQGLEDFVRTMNPRPEKVLCVHGDESSTQDLSSALYHDYNMRTFAPKNLETFRFV from the coding sequence ATGAGCACTGTAGACCAGCAACTCGAGGAGTTACAGAACCAGATCACGAACGAGATTCCCCCGGACATCTCGGTGACCGACGTGAAGTACGAGGGCCCCGAACTCGTCGTCTACACCCGAGACCCCAAGCAGTTCGCCCAAGACGGCGACCTCGTCCGACAGCTCGCGAGCAAGCTCCGGAAGCGAATCACCGTCCGCCCCGACCCCGCGGTGCTCTCCCGCCCGGACACCGCCCGCGAGAAGATTCTGAACGTCATCCCCGACGACGCCGGCGTCACCGACCTCGACTTCCACGAGGACACCGGCGAAGTCGTCATCGAGGCCGAGAAGCCCGGGATGGTCATCGGCCGCCACGGCTCCACGCTCCGCGAAATCACGGAAGCCGCGGGCTGGACGCCCGAAGTCGTGCGCACGCCGCCCATCGAGTCGTCGACCGTCTCGAACGTCCGGAACTTCCTCAAGTCCGAGCGCGACGAGCGCCGCGACATCCTCGAGAAGGTCGGCCGGCAGATTCACCGCGAGGAGATGAGCGACGACGAGTACGTCCGCATCACCACGCTGGGCTGCTGCCGCGAGGTCGGCCGCGCGAGCTTCATCCTCTCGACGCCCGAGACGCGCATCCTCGTCGACTGCGGCGACAAGCCCGGCAGCGAGGACGAGGTGCCGTACCTCCAAGTGCAGGAGGCGCTCGGCGCTGGCGCGAACTCCATCGACGCCGTCGTGCTCACGCACGCGCACCTCGACCACTCCGCGTTCATTCCCCTCCTCTTCAAGTACGGCTACGACGGCCCCATCTACACGACGGAGCCGACCCGTGACCTGATGGGCCTGCTGACGCTGGACTACCTCGACGTCGCCGCCAAGGAGGGTCGCACGCCGCCGTACGACTCCGAGATGGTCCGCGAGGCCATCAAGCACTGCATCCCGCTGGAGTACGGCGACGTCACGGACATCGCACCGGACGTGAAACTCACATTCCACAACGCCGGCCACATCCTCGGGAGCGCCGTCTCGCACTTCCACATCGGTGACGGCCTCTACAACGTCGCGTTCTCCGGCGACATCCACTACGACGACACGCGCCTGTTCAACGGCGCCGTCAACGACTTCCCGCGCGTGGAGACGCTCGTCCTCGAATCCACGTACGGCGGGCGCAACGACTACCAGACCGACCAAGAGGACTCCGAGGAGAAGCTCAAGCGCGTCATCAACGAGACCTACGAGCAGGGCGGGAAGGTCCTGATTCCGGCGTTCGCCGTCGGCCGCTCGCAGGAGATGATGCTCGTCCTCGAAGAGGCGATGCGGGAGGGCGACATCCCCGAGATGCCCATCCACCTCGACGGCATGATCTGGGAGGCGACCGCCATCCACACCACCTACCCCGAGTACCTCCGCGACGACCTCCGGGACCGCATTTTCCACGAGGACGAGAACCCGTTCCTCGCGCCGCAGTTCAACCACATCGACGGCGGCGAGGACGAACGACAGGAGGTCGCTGACGGCGACCAGTGCATCATCCTCTCGACGTCCGGTATGGTCACGGGCGGCCCCATCATGTCCTGGATTCAGCACATCGGCCCGGACCCGGACTCCACGATGACGTTCGTCGGCTACCAGGCGCAGGGGACGCTCGGCCGCCGCATCCAGTCCGGCTGGGACGAGATTCCGATGCCCGACTCGCGCGGCAGCGGCCGCACCGAACGCCTCGAACTCGAGATGGACACCGAAACGGTCGACGGCTTCTCCGGTCACGCTGACCGGCAGGGCCTCGAAGACTTCGTGCGCACGATGAACCCGCGCCCCGAGAAGGTGCTGTGCGTGCACGGCGACGAGTCCTCCACGCAGGACCTCTCCAGCGCGCTCTACCACGACTACAACATGCGGACGTTCGCACCGAAGAACCTCGAAACGTTCCGCTTCGTCTGA